In Engraulis encrasicolus isolate BLACKSEA-1 chromosome 15, IST_EnEncr_1.0, whole genome shotgun sequence, the genomic window AACATAATATAATAAAACTACTACACACATAGACTACATTTTCACCCCTTTACTCATTCTGTCCGGAGCATTGTGCAAGCTGGCATTTTGTTATTCCACCCTTTTGCAGGGATGGAAGGCAGGGGTAATCCACCATTGTGACAACGCATTTTCTGCCCTCCTAATCAAAAGCCGGGAGGTGGTGCAAGAGGTTTGGTTCTTTTTTTGTGGAGGGCCACTTTCAGccttttgtagtgtgtgtgtgtgtgtgtgtgtgtgtgtgtgtgtgtgtgtgtgtgtgtgtgtgtgtgtgtgtgtgtgtgtgtgtgtgtgtgtgtgtgtgtgtgtgtgtgtgtctgtgtgtaagaagGGCCAGCTACTAGAGCAACCAATTAAGCCCCCTTCATGTGGGGAGAATGGCTATACCAACAAAGAGCCTGATGGGCTGAGCATGGCTTGCTGAGCATCCATCCCATTCTTGGCCCAGTGAAGGAGCAGAGCAGGCCAGAAGGCAGAGCAGAGCCAGGGCAGTAAAGCTGATCTTCAAAGGCCACGCCGCAGAATGGCCCATCTTACCCATAGAGACATAGGAAGATGTTTATCCATTAGATGTACATATGATTTTACTGTCTCTGTAGTGTCCTTGGGAATCTGGAAAGGCGATTGTATCTTTTTTATTTAGCcagttattaatattattattattattgacagacctaataataataattattattatgagtAGGCTATTATTACCCCAGCCTCTGCTGTTCTATACAATAATCCTGTGAAAATCCAGCACAATGGATGCTTACGCATGATGTTGACTAAGTAATGCAAAGACTAATTGATACGGGGACAGTCCATTTTAGAGACTATTCGCtggaaacaccaaaaaaaaaaaaaaatcaacaaatagcTCAGGGAAGACAGATTTAAAGTTGATTCAAGGAATTAACAGATCAATGACATTCCTGAAATTTAAAACTCTTGTGTTTATTGTGTCATATACCCAGTCCTTTTTCCTTTCACCGTGCCTTGAAAATCCTTAGCCTTTAACTGAAGTAAGGTGGAAAAAGGTGTGCAATTACCTCCAAATAGGAGACACACAACAGGGTTCCAACTAAGTCTCAATCTTTTGCTTTCCCTGAGACACATCACAAAAGGCTGTAGGTCCTTTTAACTTTTCTATAAATTAGTATATGCGTTTATCTTTTTTAGAAGTCGTATTGGGGAAAGACATCACGATTGCCCCAAAGTAAAAAGCAACAAGCAAGCAAGGTTTTTTTCCCATGGTGTTTTTGGGTGATGCCTCTTCTGAGAGAGGACAAAAACCTCAAGACTTCAAAGCTTTGCTGTCACCACCCAAGAATGTCTCCTTGTCTCCCTGAAGAATACAGACAGACCACCCAGGAATCCTAAGTGGATTTCTTTATCATCTTgtgttttttaaagagggcctGATGGTAGAATCCTGAAAGGGTTTTGTAGAGAGCTGAAGGTCTGATTCAGCTTTGATAATCACTGTgcagatataaacacacacaaaaaaacaattcaaCTCTTTTAATTTAGTTAGTCAGTAAGATAAGTTCCCAAATCAACCATTTTGTTAAATAGGAACCCACAGGTTTAAAAAACTGTCTTCATATAGTGGCATGTTCTGCACAGACTGTGATGTGTTAACCTGCTCATGCGCTCCATCAACAGGACAACTTTTGACACTGCAGTTGTAATATTCAAGACCTTGGTCAGAGAACTTTCAACCAATGAGAAGGGTCAGTGACTGAAGTTGTCcaagtgataggcctacagcagcTAGTtgggaaagtgaaaaagtgatggGTTTCGATGAGGCTACGTAAAACAGGCCCTAACTTGGCTACTTTCTTGTAAATaattctttttttgctttttaattttttatattACAGTGAAGTCAGAGGGGCaacaaatgaggagagagatggggaagggttggcaaatgacccggaccaaaatcaaacctgggtcaccacctcctagtcaaccattggttcgggtatgggagtcacagcacgctaccgctgagctaaaggaccagtccgatagctcagcgctaccaacactgtttgaggctttgggagggatgtttactaacattccacaccacactctgctagttggcctccgttacactcaccccccctaaacctcactcccatccgggtcactgCACCAGTGTGACCGACGTGTTCCCACCCAGTCCATACCCCTCTGGTCTCAAACTCGCCACCTCCTTGTCAACAATGCAtgttcgggtatgggagtcacagatactgtatgaggctttgggagggaggtttactatacATTCTACGCTACACTCtgagttggcctccattacaagAGCACCGCCATTTAAACTAACAGCTAGCACAGGTTCTACATAGCAGATGCATCATTGTAACAGCTGTccgactaaagccgggcatacactgtgctatATTTTCAGTCGCGAgtattcagctcctgctcacaTGAGGGCATCGTAGGGTTTAAAAGTTAACTTCTCACAACTCActtcctcacactatacgagctgaGGGTTGGATGTGAGCAGAATGCTCATGGGACCATGCGATTATAGATCGCAACCTGGTCATGATGTGAATTTGCTTATCATTATCCTTGTACACTACATGATGCTATACTCACGATTTAGGCCTACCTCTGATTGAGCAAACAATTGGTCCGATTTTCAAAAAAGTCGTATGAGGTCAGCAAGCTGTAGGCCGAGTTGAGGACAAATCCATGGActtacaggtcgaaatcttctactCTGGTGGAAAAACTAGGCCTAAACACTAAGAACTTGGCAACACTTCCTCTTATATAATACCATAGTTCCTAACAGAAAATGCGTATTTATGAGGTTGATGCCTGGAATTTAGAGTAAAAGATGTTTGGGCATAAGCCCTACTCCCATTCAGGTTTCCCAATCTTTACTTGCCCGCCGAGGTCGCCATCTAGGTGGGACTGCAAGTTTTTGGCGGTAGGTAGGAGTGACCCTTCTCACATAATAGGGCCTACACTCAGGGCCGGAGaagcgcacaggctagatatggctagggGCCCCAATCTCCCAAGGGCCCCCAGATTGGCCAAAAGGGGAAAATGGCAGgactgtgacaagatgcaatatgggggggggggaatcatctggcatgttgagtacagttggcagacatgttatcctttatacatgggttctgagtgtttatcaacacgatgttatgaggaggggttAGACACTGGCCAACCACGTAGCTAAAttgtttgaccgacagcagtttccaacaatcagaggttgagttgttcgcagttagtttcgcgcagtcaggttataaacaaaatttagaacccatgtattcctAGCTCGTAACTGTCTATGAAAATTTGTGGCAAAATTTTCCTTCCATGGGGGCccagcaacctttagcctaggggccccaggccatcttaatcctgccctgccTACACGATCTCGAGATTGTGGGCGCGCATTCCAAGCCTATTTCCTGGTTCAGAGTATGATTTGAGCAAAAATGGAGACAGAGGGACCAAAGCCAATAAGATCCCTTCATTCTGACATTCCGAAATTTGTTATATTTGTTAACAGGACTAACAAACTTGCGAGGGCATGGTGGCTTGATTTTTCAGGAAACCCAGTCTCTTATGGCGATATTCCACCAAATGGAGAACTTCACATGAATACTTTTATAAGTACGTGGACTGGTCGATGCGGTAATAGAGCCAAGTCTATCTAGCTACAGTCCTACAACTTTGCCAGTTGATGATTTCTTGCTATTTCAACTTTCAGCACATCCGTGGATTTTTAGGACCACGGAGAATGGCGCAGCACTCGCAGCCAATCAACAAGACGTGTGTTACCCAACTTTAGAAGTAGACATCGTGAATATTACAACACCAGGTAAGTGAGTTGTCGACTTGAAAATAGTGATAAACTGCCCTGTAGACCGGAGAGACTCTTGGAATCTCAGTCTAGAGGGTGCCTGCAAAACTTGTTTGTGGCTTTGACGCATGAAcagtttttcctttcttttcagtGTACTCGTTATACGCATGCTGTTTGATGGCGATAAGGCGTTTGGTGACAAGTCAGCAAGATCTCAACATACTAGACATTCCTCAAACTTTGAAGCAAGATCTCTTATCCCCACCCAATTTAAGAGAGGAGCTTAAATTATTGAATTCCAGTGCGCCCTGAACTGTCAAGATCACGCTGCTGCTGGTGTCACTTTATTGCCCACCTGCCTTTATAGGGCTCTTTATTCTTCTCTTGACCTGGTGGAAACTTGAATTTTGTTGTCCCATACTTGCCTCACCATAGTACCATTAGATTTCCAATAAAAACTgacagtttgtgtttgttgttcttTCTGGGTACCAAGAAAGGCCTATGCTTGTATATCAGCATTTAGGCTACTGAAGCTCTGTTTGTGTACACCAGCTTTGTAAACACACTAACTTCTTAAACTAAACACCTTGAAAAGTAACACTATGTAGTGCATTGTGGCAATGATCTGTTCATTCTTAGAATGTCATCAGAGGGATACATCcttcagctgtaggcctacatgaatcccACTGACTGATATGCAATTGTCTGTTTTCACGTTCATTAATAAAATGCATGTTATGAGAAACTGGATTATTCAACTCATTGAAGGAATCAAGAAACAAAAAGAAACCAATTTTTTACGTCTTCATTAAACACTTCACCACCAGAGTGTACAATGTTACAGGAAGTTATTTACATGAACATACACAAAAGTTTGGGGTTAAGCACTTAAtacattttctttttgttctaGCTTTATAAATTTAAGTTCAAATATTTACTTATAATGCATCAAAAATATATAATCATGTCCTTCCTGAATTTCAGATGATACATCAAATTAAATGTAGGTTAGCCTACTTAGTTTTCCCAAATCTACAGAAGAGAGACCATAACCAAAAAGCtgcaaaaaataatatatatatatatatatttcaatttcacattcaaacacacagtaGTTGCTGGGACTTTAAATAATACTTTGATCATTCTTTTATGTTTTATTGAACATATAATACCTTTCAATCGGTCTGATCAGGGGTGTGACGTGCAAAACTGTTAAACAAAGCACAAAACCAAAGAAACCCACAATAAAAACTGGTAATATATTACTCTTAAAGAAATGGAATGAATCACAGTTCCCAAGGTACTGTGTAAATGTTGGCTAGGATGAGTAGGTGGCCCACTGTACAGCTGATGTTGAATGGGACTGGAAGGGATTCACTGGGCTACAGTGGTGTCGTCAGCAAGCAGACAATTTCTTGTTCCAGTGAACGTTTAGTACTATGATGCTTAGAGATATTCTTCTTTACCATTTTCATGGCTTTTTGTAACTTGACTTTACCAGACTAATGTATTTATAAATCATAAACCTCAATCCAGTGTCATTTAACAATTTGCCAACTCAAGACAGATGATCTACTCATCCAAGGCATGACTGGCCCATCATCAGTCCAGCGATGGGTAAAATAGATTCATGAGATactatccagtgccacatattccaaatgacccgatttcacctgtccaattcaatcAGGCATTTGCCTGGTTCACCTTGTCgagttggacaggtaaaaccaggtcatttggaaaatgtggcactgtattgttaacagagttgtcaaaagtaaaagtagaagtaagatcatggtaagtacaacactagcccatgatattacatagccgtTACACCATTTACCCCATTGTACCTAAAGAAGTAGATTGACTGTGTTGTTAGTGAAAAAAACCCACTAAAAacttaacaagaacccaccacaaatgtgatccaaccagcagagtcagctgatcgtaagatagGTACACAGGCCTACtcgttactcagataagttacctgtgttgaactgattgattgattgattttatttgacatcttcagttcttatatacaaaataaaatacaTGATAGAGTTCCATATAACTTACATACTTAAAATAAGGAATTAAGGAAGGAAaccgtttctttttttacttttacttttaacacctGTGGTTGTGAACTAATGGATCAAATTCTCCCATCTCGCGTCACTGGCAGTGAGTGGTAAGGCGAGGCACTCAATGCTTCTTCATGGAGTCGAGGATGCGCAGGATGTGGAGGAAGAGGTTGACGATGTCCAGGTAGAGGTTGATGGAGGCCAGTACGTGCTCCTCGGGGGACAGCTGGTGCATCAGGACGTGGGTGTCGTAGATGATGAAGCCACAGAAGAGGAGGGCGCCCGCGCAGGCGTACGCCAACTCCAACATGTCGCTATCGAAAAACAGCTGTAATATAGTAGGAATATAGTTGGCTGTAGTCAGTAGGGGCCACATGTGAACATACAACAAGACAAAAAAGAAGAGCCCCTTTAACGTAGCCTGGCTATTGCTAATTCAAAACTCTGCCAGAATTTGGTCTGGACTACTCGCGCTGTCAACCCATTTCTGAGGGAGATGCAAGGGGCTTGTCAGCTTGTGTTCAGGAAATGCTTCCATTCCATACTTAGATATGAACTCTAAATACAGTGGGCAGCCGTTTGGCTTGGCCCAGCCCTGGGCACCAAAGTCTTGGGCCGGTACTATGATATTTTACATAGATGTCACCATCACCGTCACCATCACCAAGTGATGGAAGCATTATGCCGACTAAACGTGGCAGCGATCTGACTTGAGCCATTCATCAAGAGGTCAACGTGGCATCtacatctagtgttcatatctatgcttCCATACGATACTGGTTAAGCTACAATCGATTAAACCATCCACTCCTTCACTCATCTGCTGACTGAATAAGTGCATCATTGCCTTAAACATACCCCATCAAGCTGTTTGAAATGCTCAAAATGGACTAATCCCGTATATCGATGAGTCAATTTGAAATGTTCTAGATTGGCCACATTAAATGAGGAGTGAAACTTTTTGCAACGTCAGTTATGGGTGGGCCCCGGCTACCTCCAACAGTAAAGGGTTAATTAAATGAACCCTTCATTAAAGACAGAAACAATAGTCCATTTTTGCTCAAACCATCTCTGCATCATTAGAGAGACATTTGCAAGTAATGAATGTATTATGTCATTGGAGACTACAGTCTCATAATCTTTTCTTTTACAAGAGAGTTGGGAAATCATCAGTGGTCCCCTCAACTATCAGCAAAGTTATACTCCAATAACCACATCTTGCAAATAATTTGATTCTTACACAGATCATTTAATAACAAGTTGTTGTAATCAGAATCAGCTGAACTGGTGAAAGGTTAGAGCCAGTGCATAGCAAGGCTGTAGTCAAGACCACCTTTATAGAGTTCGATACACGCACAAGACCGGGATTAGACCAGACAGATTCCAAAGAAGTTTGAGTCCAAGACAAGACGAAAAAGGACGCTCAGAACCAATTTACACATCAAGATGAACTGTACTCTTTCATGTCCAGTTTCCCAAACTAAATAAGGAAGCAGAGTGCAAAAACTATATTTGGCAAGAACAATGTCTGTGACAGAGACAAGCCTGAGTTTAACTTCCAACTACTTACCCTCATAAAACCAGCGATGATCAGAatccacagacatgcaaacaatctaaaaaaagagaaaagttacaaccatattattattgttattactaggGTATTTCGGTAATAATTGCTCTTCTCCACCAATAAGTTATGATCAGATTGTAATCATACATAAGAAGAATGACATACAACACatagagagaaaaacacattttCCAAATTTCAATTGACTTCAGTGTATTtaattgtatattgtatttttaATGTAAAAATAAATTGAAACTCCAGAGCTTGACTAGCTGTCCAAAGCTGTCACTGCAAGTAGTGATACCATACCCTGCGCCCATTTTGCTGAAATCTCTCTTGGACTGGAAGGTGTAGGCAGTCAGACAGAGGAAGACGGCAGATGTCAGAATAAAAGCTTGCAGGACTATAGAGTACTCGTAGAAGGTCACTAGAAACAGACAGGGATAAACAATTCAGACTTCAACAAGCACACCATGCAAAGATGGCATATTAAACTTGCCTCAAAACTGATGATGTTAACAGAGAATCAGTTTCATTAAAGCAAATAAAATATCTTACCAGCGGTTGCAACTGAAGCTGCCTCCAACACAGTCTGAAATAGTTTAAAAAGAGTGTAATGGAAAGAAAAGATGATTAAATCGAGATTTATGGAATTATTCAAATAATTATACCCCCCTCAAATGACCTATGTGTACCGCTGTTTGATATAGTATTCATACAAATAAAATCACATAGATGTTGGCGGATAAACTGCACATGACTTTGCATTCTCCAAACTAACACATCCTTGTCATCACTTACAAATCCAAAGAGTAAGTAGAGGTTGATGGGATGCTTGTGCCGGTAAATGAACAGGGCAAAGATGAGGACAAGAGAGGCGATAGCAGACACCAAGACGACAGCGGGGCTGAAACACAAAAGCCAGAAGTTATGTGATATTTCCAGCTATTGGTTTTCAAGTACTAGTGCTCTATTATGGTAGCTACACAATGTGCTACTCCATACCTTGCATGGACAAACGTTTTGATAGGTTCACAGAACATGAAGAGTGCAGACATGGCTGTGGTGAGGATGATCTGCAATGACAGGATGGTATAGACCTTGCGCAGAAAatctaaaagaaaaaagaacaagaacaagtaagaattttattttattttattgtaagatTTTAACACTGTTGTATTGTTGTACACAAGGATTTTTCACTTGTGGTCAACTTGCACCATCTCAACGGGAATGCCCCTGAGCTAATACtcttggcctataggcctataatacTGTTATCACACTTAACCAAAAACCTTGGCAAAAATCAGCTCCAGTTAACCAACATGCTTTGTGCATAGGCTTCTATTTCACAAAGCCCTTGTTTTTGTTCAGCTGTGGACCTAGAAAGTTCAGAAAACGGGGCACGGCAGCAAATTCTAGCTGCCTTGTTATTTTTAGGGTCTCCAATTAATAGAATTACACAAAAACAAACTGCCTGCAAGTTAAAGTGAAAGACAGAAATTGTCATTCGGTGCTGCAGAGCCACTAGTCTACTAGGCCTATCTGACAACAGAAGACTGGTGAAGAGAGTAGTCTATCTGTAACGACGACGTCTGGCATCCAATGGTCAGTGGGATCACTCTCCTGGTGCAGACACatttttggtttgttattttcagTTAACCTAAATGGCAGTAAATAGAATCAATGGTTTACGTCGATCATGGTAGACCTATTCCTGGTCTAGAAAACATTTG contains:
- the vhll gene encoding von Hippel-Lindau-like protein: METEGPKPIRSLHSDIPKFVIFVNRTNKLARAWWLDFSGNPVSYGDIPPNGELHMNTFITHPWIFRTTENGAALAANQQDVCYPTLEVDIVNITTPVYSLYACCLMAIRRLVTSQQDLNILDIPQTLKQDLLSPPNLREELKLLNSSAP
- the tmbim4 gene encoding protein lifeguard 4, which translates into the protein MCRAEAEDRGATRIYAGNLSISEMNSEKYPRSSIEDDFNYGTNVATASVQIRMDFLRKVYTILSLQIILTTAMSALFMFCEPIKTFVHASPAVVLVSAIASLVLIFALFIYRHKHPINLYLLFGFTVLEAASVATAVTFYEYSIVLQAFILTSAVFLCLTAYTFQSKRDFSKMGAGLFACLWILIIAGFMRLFFDSDMLELAYACAGALLFCGFIIYDTHVLMHQLSPEEHVLASINLYLDIVNLFLHILRILDSMKKH